Genomic DNA from Acidimicrobiales bacterium:
CCCGCCGGCGGCCCACCGCGCTGGGACCTCCCGAACGTGTTCGACTTCGTCGCCCACCTCCCGGGCGCACCGGAGGACTACTACCGCGCCTACCCGGAGATGTCGGTGAAGTACGACCGCGAACCGGTCCACCCCCAGATCGCGCTGGAGAACGCCCCCGACAGCGTGCACTTCAGGTACGTCCACGAGGCGACGGTCGACCCGGTGCTGCTGCACTGGGCGCCGATCGACCAGGAGTACCACTCGGTCACCGGGTGGCCGCTGCCCGACGCCGCCGGCGTCGACGGGATGGCGCTCAAGATCGTCGGACTCTCGGCCGGCGTCGGCGGGTCGCTCGCCGCCTTCGAGGGGAGCGCCCACTACCGGTTGGTGTTCTTCACCACGCCGGTCGACGACGAGACCTCGGACATGTTCTATTCGATCTGGTGGCCCCGCGACCCCGGCGACGACTCGCCGGCCGCCCCGCCGGCGCGCCAGGAGCGGGTCCGCAAGGAGTTCCTCCAGACGCTGTGGGACGATCTCGAGATCTGGCGCTACCAGGTCTACGTGGAGAACCCGGTGCTGGCCACGCAGGACGCCAGGCCCTACGGCGCTCTGCGCAAGTGGGCCCGCCAGTTCTACGAGATCGAGCCCTGAGGGCCAGGCGCGGCGCACCGGGATCCAGGATCACCAACCCCACAGCGCCGTGATGGCGCGCCGCCGCTCCCGTCGGTCGCGGCCGCGGAGGTCGGCGACGCCGAGCTCGGTCACCACCATGTCGACGTCGTGCGACGCGGTGCTCGCCGGGCAGGAGAGCTGCTCCACGAGCGTCGGGTGCTCCCCGCGCACCGTCGGCAGCGCCACGATGCTGGTGCCGTGGATCGACCGTCCTGCGCCGAAGGCGTAGTCGGGGTGGCCGCC
This window encodes:
- a CDS encoding Rieske 2Fe-2S domain-containing protein → MKVPFTWRPTGWFMVGWSADFAVGTATALHYFGQQLVAYRAEGGELHVLDAHCLHLGAHLGHGGKVNGDCIECPYHGWGWGPDGVNRYIPYEDRPNVSKRLRSWPIREQHECVFLWHDPAGGPPRWDLPNVFDFVAHLPGAPEDYYRAYPEMSVKYDREPVHPQIALENAPDSVHFRYVHEATVDPVLLHWAPIDQEYHSVTGWPLPDAAGVDGMALKIVGLSAGVGGSLAAFEGSAHYRLVFFTTPVDDETSDMFYSIWWPRDPGDDSPAAPPARQERVRKEFLQTLWDDLEIWRYQVYVENPVLATQDARPYGALRKWARQFYEIEP